The following proteins come from a genomic window of Rhodohalobacter sp. 614A:
- a CDS encoding sodium:solute symporter family transporter, with product MAYQKSAKKSWITFENSSLPDLPDSLGLSGAFIGTVGDMVIVAGGSNFDQPVWEGGSKKYHDSIYLLMEENESFHWQDAGTLPYPAAHGATVSVNDGLILLGGENESEKLKDVLYLKWNELDKSISISRELPPLPREISYASASILNNSIYIAGGTASIKNQEVPLQNFWKLNLGGNNEWQELTPWPGKERFGASLVKQFNGEYECLFLFSGKSDTDYLTDAYMYDPAKSGMDNSWKKLTALPRPAHVASVLPVGSSQILVISGSDGYDTGRVLELGYDYKFTNTVLSYNTITDTWREAGEISTGLVGTSAIYFRDRIVIPGGEINPSVRTTKIYTASVPALTKSHLKGLDYAVIVIYLVLIIVMGYYFSYYNKTTDDYFLGGRKMPFWAAGLSLMATQASAIGFMSVPAKAFATNWSYFAGAFTWVIVVPIVIYAFVPFYRRLNVVSAYEYLEKRFNNIIRKFIAGLYLLFQLIGRMGVIIYLPAIALSAVTGIDARVCIIVIGILATAYTALGGMHAVIWTHVLQAIVLFGGIIVCIIYILLSIDGGFGEFIRIANESQKFSLGSMDWSYVAPVFWIVIIGNIFNRTGLLVSDQSSVQRYLTTRDEKETAKALWASVAANIPWAVLVFGLGTAIFVFYKVNPGLIDPSLSNDGIVPFFIAQNLPPGITGLLIAGIFAASMSSVDSSIHSSTTVLMRDFLQGTKALNTEAKKLSLSRFLTLGLGLMSTITAVLMTFFEITSIWDVILEFASLFTGAMTGMFILGIFSIRANGTGAIIGAIGSALILLYVRNYTPIHFFLYSGIGIISSVVIGYVASLPFKSGKSLDGLTIYTMPQKNENS from the coding sequence TTGGCTTATCAAAAAAGTGCAAAAAAAAGCTGGATTACGTTCGAAAATTCCAGTCTGCCCGATTTACCTGACAGCCTTGGGTTATCGGGAGCCTTTATTGGAACCGTGGGCGATATGGTTATCGTTGCCGGAGGTTCTAATTTTGATCAGCCGGTATGGGAGGGAGGATCAAAAAAATATCATGATTCCATTTATCTTTTAATGGAGGAGAATGAATCATTTCATTGGCAAGATGCAGGAACATTACCGTATCCTGCAGCACATGGAGCAACTGTTTCTGTAAACGATGGGTTAATTCTTTTAGGGGGAGAAAATGAATCAGAAAAGTTGAAAGACGTCCTGTACCTGAAATGGAATGAGTTAGACAAGAGCATTTCGATAAGCCGGGAATTACCACCTCTTCCCAGGGAAATATCATACGCTTCGGCTTCTATCCTGAACAATAGTATCTACATTGCCGGCGGAACAGCCAGCATCAAAAATCAGGAAGTACCATTACAAAATTTCTGGAAACTTAATCTTGGCGGCAATAATGAATGGCAGGAATTAACGCCCTGGCCGGGGAAGGAGAGATTCGGAGCTTCGCTGGTAAAACAGTTCAATGGTGAGTATGAATGTCTTTTTCTGTTTAGTGGTAAATCTGACACAGACTATCTTACTGACGCTTACATGTACGATCCTGCCAAAAGTGGCATGGATAACTCCTGGAAAAAACTAACCGCCCTCCCCAGACCCGCACACGTGGCATCCGTTCTGCCGGTTGGTAGTTCACAAATTCTTGTAATCAGCGGATCAGACGGTTATGATACAGGCCGTGTACTGGAACTCGGTTACGACTATAAATTTACGAACACCGTTCTGAGTTATAATACTATTACGGATACATGGAGAGAAGCCGGCGAAATTTCTACCGGGCTCGTGGGAACCTCTGCTATCTATTTTCGGGACAGAATAGTCATTCCCGGAGGAGAGATAAATCCGAGTGTAAGAACGACCAAAATTTATACGGCTTCTGTGCCGGCCCTCACAAAAAGTCATTTAAAGGGATTGGATTATGCCGTTATTGTGATTTATCTGGTACTTATTATCGTCATGGGATACTATTTCTCATACTACAATAAAACCACAGATGATTATTTTTTGGGTGGACGAAAAATGCCATTTTGGGCAGCAGGTCTCAGTCTGATGGCTACTCAGGCCAGTGCGATTGGTTTTATGTCTGTTCCGGCCAAAGCCTTTGCCACAAACTGGAGTTATTTTGCTGGCGCTTTTACCTGGGTTATCGTGGTGCCCATTGTGATTTATGCATTTGTACCTTTTTACAGACGGTTAAATGTAGTCAGTGCATACGAGTACCTCGAAAAACGGTTTAACAACATCATTCGAAAATTTATTGCCGGACTCTATTTGTTGTTTCAGTTGATTGGAAGAATGGGGGTCATCATATATTTGCCCGCCATTGCGCTGTCGGCCGTTACCGGTATCGATGCAAGAGTTTGTATTATTGTGATAGGCATTCTTGCTACTGCATACACTGCTTTGGGAGGAATGCATGCTGTTATTTGGACCCATGTTTTACAGGCCATTGTACTCTTTGGTGGGATTATTGTCTGTATCATATACATTCTTTTAAGTATAGATGGTGGCTTCGGTGAATTCATAAGAATAGCTAACGAGAGTCAAAAGTTTAGCTTGGGGAGCATGGACTGGAGTTATGTTGCCCCGGTCTTCTGGATTGTGATTATCGGAAACATCTTTAACCGAACAGGGCTTCTTGTTTCCGATCAGTCCAGTGTGCAGCGTTACCTCACTACACGGGATGAAAAGGAAACTGCAAAAGCTTTGTGGGCCAGTGTAGCTGCAAATATTCCGTGGGCGGTTTTGGTATTCGGGTTAGGAACGGCAATTTTCGTTTTTTATAAGGTAAACCCCGGGTTGATTGATCCTTCATTATCAAACGACGGAATTGTACCCTTTTTCATAGCTCAGAATTTACCACCCGGAATAACCGGCTTGTTGATAGCCGGAATATTTGCAGCTTCCATGTCCAGCGTAGACAGTTCGATTCACAGCAGCACCACCGTTCTTATGCGCGATTTTTTACAAGGCACAAAAGCATTGAATACCGAAGCAAAAAAACTTTCTCTTTCCCGGTTCTTAACTCTTGGTTTAGGGTTGATGTCTACCATTACGGCTGTGTTGATGACATTTTTTGAGATTACTTCTATTTGGGATGTGATTCTTGAGTTCGCTAGTCTTTTTACAGGAGCCATGACCGGCATGTTTATTTTGGGAATTTTCAGTATCAGGGCAAATGGAACGGGTGCAATAATCGGGGCAATTGGAAGTGCGTTGATTCTGTTGTATGTGCGGAATTATACGCCCATCCACTTTTTCCTGTATAGCGGGATTGGAATTATAAGCAGTGTGGTGATCGGCTATGTAGCAAGTCTTCCTTTTAAATCAGGCAAATCACTTGACGGGCTGACGATCTATACAATGCCTCAAAAAAATGAAAATAGTTAA
- a CDS encoding SusC/RagA family TonB-linked outer membrane protein, which produces MSYYIGANNRKKFLQARYFSFLSSFLIVLLFMGTAYAQQDITVTGRVTDDNGEPLPGATVMVEGTSHGTTTDLDGLYEVNVSGDAILIFSFVGYETQQVPVDGRRSIDITLTMSTGTLDELVVIGYGQQERSQVTGSISSISSREIENQPVTSVDGYLLGKTSGVQVVQTTGEPGGGMSVNIRGLSSIQAGNDPLYVVDGVPIKSGDASGLKIGGSLNALADVNPNDIESIEVLKDASAASIYGSRASGGVVLITTKRGVQGSRPQINFSAYSGVQRITRYIEVVNGNQKRELLTEAYYNYFGNYEQLQRDWMTDTLNTMYSANTHWQDRMFDTAPMSNANLSISGGSDQLRYSLSVGATDQEGIVANSGFSRITGRSNLEYRSDKFTLGSNLSYANSQHDMIRQSGNGNGNWANWTNQPSFQPPVDDQGRTWKNEPLINLTEPVQDNKRDRLIGNVYAQYEFIEGLELRSNFAIDNMQIRESIFFPSTVAPVGSERRSSAYSGRDFGWINENTLTYKTTIAEGHNLTGLLGFSQQKNTSEFMVAEASQAASDKIPTVNAGSILENASSATTSWAMVSYFSRLLYDYDSRYHLTATFRRDGSSKFGSNNRFGNFPSVSVGWRISEEDFMENIQPVNNLMVRASYGLTGNQEGIENFVSQGVIVTGADYLGRGGIRSVDMPNQELAWESTRQFDLGVDLSMLEDRLNFSVDYYNKNTKDLLFNKELPSSTGFSSVLVNLGEIENKGFEFDLTTRNLAGDLSWTTNFNISFNRNKILSLPNGEDVFFGNEVYREGESIGTYYGYVFEGVYSTDDDVPAGPEPGTKLRNQANGPEFQAGDIILKDLNSDGIIDSDDRQIIGNEQPDFIGGFTNSFAWKNLSLDVFFNFSYGNEKYNVLREDLESWNGLYQAVTLYAYENRWQQPGDVTDVPINARARNFSVDNDRGGTSRWIDDASFLRLKTITLSYNFPGSLTDKLSVRNAQIFVTGHNLWTLTNWRGSYDPEVSGYQYPISTSVTAGIDINF; this is translated from the coding sequence ATGAGTTACTACATTGGAGCGAACAATCGGAAGAAATTTTTACAAGCTCGATACTTTTCTTTTCTCAGCTCATTTCTGATCGTATTGCTTTTCATGGGCACCGCTTATGCCCAGCAAGATATTACTGTAACAGGCCGTGTTACCGATGATAATGGTGAGCCACTACCTGGTGCTACAGTAATGGTAGAAGGAACCTCGCATGGCACAACCACAGATCTGGATGGCCTGTATGAGGTTAATGTAAGTGGGGATGCTATTTTGATATTCTCATTTGTTGGATATGAAACCCAACAGGTTCCGGTTGATGGAAGAAGAAGTATTGATATAACCCTGACAATGTCTACGGGTACATTAGATGAATTGGTTGTAATTGGTTACGGCCAACAGGAACGTTCGCAGGTAACCGGCTCAATTTCATCGATAAGTTCCCGTGAAATTGAGAATCAACCGGTAACAAGTGTGGACGGGTATTTGCTGGGAAAAACCTCTGGAGTCCAGGTAGTTCAGACAACAGGTGAACCTGGCGGTGGAATGTCCGTTAACATCAGGGGGCTTAGCTCCATACAGGCCGGAAATGATCCGCTTTATGTAGTGGATGGAGTTCCCATTAAAAGTGGGGATGCCTCCGGATTAAAAATTGGCGGTAGCCTGAATGCGTTGGCCGATGTTAACCCAAATGATATCGAATCTATTGAGGTGTTGAAAGATGCTTCAGCTGCTTCTATTTATGGTTCTAGGGCCAGTGGTGGGGTTGTGTTGATTACCACAAAAAGAGGAGTTCAGGGCAGCAGACCACAAATTAATTTTTCAGCCTATTCAGGAGTTCAGAGAATTACCCGATACATAGAAGTAGTAAACGGAAATCAGAAAAGAGAACTTTTGACGGAAGCTTATTACAACTACTTCGGAAATTATGAGCAGCTTCAACGAGATTGGATGACCGATACTTTGAATACCATGTATAGTGCAAACACACACTGGCAGGATAGAATGTTTGATACAGCCCCGATGAGTAATGCAAACTTATCTATTTCAGGTGGTTCAGACCAGTTGCGATATTCTTTAAGTGTTGGTGCCACAGATCAGGAAGGGATTGTTGCAAATAGTGGTTTCAGCAGGATAACCGGGCGATCGAATTTAGAATATCGATCTGATAAGTTTACACTCGGAAGCAATCTGTCCTATGCGAATTCTCAGCACGACATGATTCGGCAATCCGGAAATGGAAACGGTAACTGGGCAAACTGGACCAATCAACCTTCCTTCCAGCCACCAGTAGATGACCAGGGAAGAACATGGAAAAATGAACCATTAATTAATTTAACGGAACCGGTTCAGGATAATAAACGGGACCGATTGATTGGGAACGTATACGCTCAATATGAATTTATTGAAGGTCTTGAACTTCGGAGTAACTTTGCGATTGATAATATGCAGATTCGGGAGAGTATATTTTTCCCAAGCACAGTAGCTCCTGTTGGCTCGGAGAGAAGGTCAAGTGCATATTCTGGCAGGGATTTCGGCTGGATTAACGAAAACACTCTCACTTATAAAACTACCATTGCGGAGGGACACAACCTTACAGGGCTTCTGGGATTCAGCCAACAGAAAAACACCAGTGAGTTTATGGTAGCCGAAGCCAGCCAGGCTGCTTCTGACAAAATTCCTACTGTCAATGCCGGATCTATATTGGAAAATGCATCATCAGCAACAACCAGCTGGGCTATGGTTTCTTATTTTTCCAGATTGTTATACGACTATGATTCGCGATATCACCTGACTGCGACTTTCCGGCGGGACGGATCATCCAAATTTGGTTCGAATAACCGGTTTGGTAATTTTCCATCCGTTTCTGTGGGATGGAGAATTTCTGAAGAAGATTTCATGGAAAATATCCAGCCGGTTAACAATTTAATGGTTCGTGCAAGTTACGGACTAACAGGGAACCAGGAGGGAATCGAAAATTTTGTTTCACAGGGAGTGATTGTTACCGGTGCCGATTATTTAGGCAGAGGTGGTATTCGATCTGTGGATATGCCCAACCAGGAATTAGCTTGGGAAAGTACCCGTCAGTTTGATTTAGGTGTGGATCTTAGCATGCTGGAAGATCGGTTAAACTTTTCAGTGGATTATTACAATAAGAACACCAAAGATCTTCTTTTTAATAAAGAACTGCCAAGTAGTACTGGTTTTTCTTCTGTGTTAGTGAATTTGGGAGAAATTGAAAACAAAGGATTTGAGTTTGATCTTACCACACGAAACCTGGCTGGTGATCTAAGCTGGACAACCAATTTTAATATCTCTTTTAACCGCAATAAAATTCTTTCATTACCCAATGGAGAAGATGTCTTTTTTGGGAATGAGGTTTATCGGGAAGGAGAGTCCATTGGCACTTATTATGGATACGTATTTGAAGGAGTTTATTCTACTGACGATGATGTGCCGGCTGGTCCCGAACCAGGAACTAAACTGAGAAACCAGGCAAATGGTCCTGAATTTCAGGCAGGGGATATCATTCTGAAAGATTTGAATTCAGACGGAATTATAGATTCAGACGACCGCCAAATCATTGGGAATGAACAACCTGATTTTATAGGTGGTTTTACCAATAGTTTTGCCTGGAAAAATCTCAGCTTGGATGTTTTCTTCAACTTCTCCTACGGAAATGAAAAATATAATGTGCTCCGCGAAGATCTGGAGAGTTGGAACGGGCTTTACCAAGCAGTTACTCTGTATGCGTATGAGAACAGATGGCAACAACCCGGAGATGTTACCGATGTACCCATTAATGCGAGAGCCCGGAATTTCAGTGTAGATAATGACCGGGGAGGAACATCCCGATGGATAGACGACGCTTCTTTCCTCCGTCTCAAAACCATCACTTTATCCTATAACTTTCCCGGAAGTTTAACAGATAAACTCTCTGTAAGAAATGCACAGATTTTTGTAACGGGACATAATTTATGGACGCTTACAAACTGGAGGGGAAGTTACGACCCTGAGGTATCTGGTTATCAGTATCCTATTTCTACATCTGTAACCGCTGGAATCGATATTAACTTCTAA
- a CDS encoding RagB/SusD family nutrient uptake outer membrane protein encodes MKTYLKGLSLIFLLLFVSCDDILNTSPVSELTPEISFENGEDAEAGIFGVYNRLLNALGGGNRFFVYGEIRGDGVTFDGTALETIDESKLQPTMSQADWGPFYAVINGANQIIDVVPGITEGITEVKRSQIIAEAHFLRALSYFWLVRIWGDVPLPTKAYTSVAQELQLSRSPISAVFDVIEEDIDIAIRDLPESYSTNTETRGRATVGAAHALNTHVSLWIAQRENGGEEYFNRVIESANYIINSPEYELVDSFAEIFSEEDTPEYIFAMIYDNSYQQTNSIASYFFVEPYSSSLRAGVQFDQIVHDHVAAYPEDERTDVYYREKRPEDLVQHPFLVKFPGKTFDSEGYSNSDSNIPLFRYSDILLLKAEALNETGNTAGAVSLVNEIRERAGLAAISAASKAEATDIILHERLIELVGEGHYFFDLVRNGKAIELSEILSEEQILWPIHVEELTQNPNLDQNSYY; translated from the coding sequence ATGAAAACTTATTTAAAAGGATTATCACTCATTTTTCTGCTTTTATTCGTTTCGTGTGATGATATCCTGAATACATCACCGGTAAGTGAATTGACTCCGGAAATTTCTTTCGAAAATGGAGAAGATGCAGAAGCAGGTATTTTTGGTGTCTACAACCGGTTGCTGAATGCACTTGGAGGTGGGAATCGATTCTTTGTATACGGCGAAATCCGGGGTGACGGAGTTACCTTTGATGGTACAGCGCTGGAAACGATAGACGAAAGCAAATTGCAGCCAACGATGTCTCAGGCAGACTGGGGTCCATTCTATGCGGTAATTAATGGAGCCAATCAGATTATAGATGTGGTTCCGGGGATTACCGAGGGCATTACAGAAGTCAAACGAAGTCAAATAATTGCTGAAGCTCATTTTTTGAGGGCTTTAAGTTATTTTTGGCTTGTCAGGATTTGGGGAGATGTACCGTTGCCAACCAAAGCATATACGTCTGTGGCCCAGGAACTGCAATTATCCCGCTCACCTATTTCCGCAGTTTTTGATGTAATTGAGGAGGATATTGATATAGCTATCCGTGATTTGCCAGAGAGCTATTCTACAAATACGGAAACCAGAGGACGGGCAACCGTTGGAGCAGCTCATGCTTTAAATACCCATGTATCTTTATGGATTGCACAACGGGAAAATGGTGGTGAAGAGTACTTCAACAGAGTCATTGAATCTGCTAACTATATCATAAATAGCCCTGAATATGAATTGGTTGACAGCTTCGCGGAGATATTCAGTGAAGAAGATACACCAGAATATATTTTCGCGATGATTTATGATAATTCGTATCAGCAAACCAATTCGATTGCATCTTACTTTTTTGTAGAGCCATACTCAAGCAGTTTAAGAGCTGGAGTGCAATTCGACCAGATTGTGCACGATCATGTAGCTGCATATCCTGAAGATGAACGAACCGACGTTTATTACAGAGAAAAACGTCCGGAAGATCTTGTTCAACATCCGTTCCTCGTTAAGTTTCCCGGAAAAACATTCGATAGTGAAGGATACAGCAATAGTGATTCAAATATCCCTTTGTTCAGATACTCAGATATCCTGTTGTTAAAAGCAGAAGCACTGAATGAAACCGGGAACACGGCAGGTGCAGTATCTTTGGTGAATGAAATAAGAGAAAGAGCCGGATTAGCAGCTATTTCCGCCGCAAGCAAAGCCGAAGCGACTGACATAATTCTGCATGAACGACTCATTGAATTGGTGGGTGAAGGGCATTATTTCTTTGACTTGGTAAGAAATGGAAAAGCAATAGAGCTATCCGAGATTTTGTCTGAAGAACAGATTCTTTGGCCAATCCATGTTGAAGAATTGACCCAAAATCCAAATTTGGATCAAAATTCATACTACTAA
- a CDS encoding phosphoheptose isomerase, which produces MIDNSSLSVFINNFFPNTNFVTDDANLSYSPKILIVEPGKRLSWQYHHRRSEHWKIVEGSIGLIISNTNEQTPMVELFSGDKTSIALGQRHRLIGLYDWTVVAEIWQHQDPQNPSDENDIVRVEDNFGRENPG; this is translated from the coding sequence GTGATCGACAACTCTTCACTTTCGGTATTTATCAACAACTTTTTCCCCAATACAAATTTTGTGACTGATGATGCAAATCTCTCATACAGTCCCAAAATATTAATCGTTGAACCTGGTAAACGGCTCTCTTGGCAGTATCATCACCGGCGTTCAGAACACTGGAAAATCGTTGAAGGCTCCATTGGGTTGATTATAAGTAATACTAATGAGCAGACACCAATGGTTGAATTATTTTCCGGAGATAAAACAAGCATTGCACTTGGCCAGCGGCACAGGCTGATTGGGCTGTATGATTGGACTGTGGTAGCCGAAATATGGCAGCATCAGGATCCTCAAAATCCATCTGACGAAAATGACATTGTTAGAGTTGAAGATAATTTTGGCAGAGAGAACCCAGGATAA
- a CDS encoding dihydrodipicolinate synthase family protein — protein MENFLNGLIAAPFTPMDQAGAINYEVIPKYGDWLVKSGVSGAFVCGTTGEGASLSFEEKKAVMKEWAKCSESALKIIAHVGGVCQSESAELAKYASGIGSDATAAMAPFFFKPQTASELLYFLQPIAEAASDLPFYYYHIPSMTGVNIPVSKILEIAGKIIPNFAGVKYTHSDMMDLQQSIRVSDGRFELLFGSDEILMCGLGMGVQSAVGSTYNYMAPVYTELMAAFKEGNMAKVRKQQQFSVKIVEIIIKYGGGVRGGKEIMKLIGLDCGPCRLPFKKISEEESLSLKNDLLEAGFFEN, from the coding sequence ATGGAAAATTTTTTAAACGGCTTAATAGCGGCACCTTTTACACCCATGGATCAGGCAGGAGCTATCAATTACGAAGTGATTCCAAAGTATGGAGATTGGTTAGTAAAAAGTGGGGTGAGTGGTGCTTTTGTCTGCGGAACTACCGGAGAAGGGGCTTCATTAAGTTTTGAGGAAAAGAAAGCAGTCATGAAAGAATGGGCAAAATGTTCAGAAAGTGCACTCAAGATAATTGCCCATGTAGGTGGAGTGTGCCAGTCGGAAAGTGCAGAATTGGCAAAATATGCTTCCGGGATTGGATCAGATGCCACAGCAGCGATGGCTCCTTTCTTTTTTAAACCTCAGACAGCTTCTGAACTTCTCTATTTCTTACAACCCATTGCAGAGGCGGCTTCAGACCTGCCATTTTACTACTATCACATTCCTTCTATGACCGGTGTGAATATTCCGGTCTCCAAGATTTTAGAAATTGCAGGGAAGATTATTCCAAATTTTGCAGGGGTAAAATATACTCATTCCGATATGATGGACTTGCAGCAATCGATCAGAGTTAGTGATGGGCGTTTCGAACTTTTATTCGGGTCAGACGAAATATTAATGTGTGGACTGGGAATGGGTGTTCAATCTGCAGTAGGCAGCACGTATAATTACATGGCACCGGTTTATACCGAATTGATGGCAGCTTTTAAGGAGGGCAATATGGCTAAAGTGAGAAAACAGCAGCAATTCTCTGTAAAAATTGTCGAGATAATTATCAAATACGGAGGGGGTGTTCGTGGGGGAAAAGAGATTATGAAATTGATAGGGTTGGACTGCGGGCCATGCCGGTTACCATTTAAAAAGATTTCTGAAGAAGAGAGTTTATCCCTTAAAAATGATCTGCTGGAAGCCGGATTTTTTGAAAATTGA
- a CDS encoding fasciclin domain-containing protein: MKTKKMNKKSTYSTSKVAKVLMLPLLMVFLSQCELYELPEAEPYIGEFDMTMMEWLPTHVHADGSNDFTMLIEALEITGLDELLASESVEYTLFAPGNISWKLFLRDHDYETMQDVPVDELRDILLYNMMDGKHLRQDFTVNAEQYPTKLADHFLTISYVDFNASGRYYDMVVNTRKVATQNIQFTNGVIHAYAVTGMQVGSAGEGAVQLIIP, from the coding sequence ATGAAAACAAAAAAGATGAATAAGAAAAGCACTTACTCTACGTCTAAAGTAGCGAAAGTTCTTATGCTTCCATTGTTGATGGTGTTCCTCAGTCAGTGTGAATTGTATGAGCTGCCAGAGGCAGAACCTTATATAGGCGAGTTTGATATGACCATGATGGAGTGGTTGCCTACCCATGTTCATGCAGATGGCAGTAATGACTTTACCATGTTGATTGAGGCGTTAGAAATTACCGGTCTTGATGAATTGCTTGCAAGCGAAAGTGTAGAGTATACACTCTTTGCGCCCGGCAATATTTCTTGGAAATTATTTCTAAGAGATCACGACTATGAAACAATGCAGGATGTTCCTGTAGATGAACTGAGGGACATTTTGTTATACAACATGATGGACGGTAAACATCTGCGCCAGGATTTTACTGTAAATGCCGAACAGTATCCCACAAAGCTTGCAGACCATTTCTTAACGATTAGTTATGTAGATTTTAATGCGAGCGGACGTTATTACGATATGGTGGTTAATACCCGAAAAGTAGCAACTCAAAATATTCAGTTTACGAATGGGGTAATCCATGCGTATGCCGTTACAGGAATGCAGGTAGGTAGTGCCGGAGAAGGCGCTGTTCAACTGATCATTCCATAA